The following are encoded in a window of Mangifera indica cultivar Alphonso unplaced genomic scaffold, CATAS_Mindica_2.1 Un_0008, whole genome shotgun sequence genomic DNA:
- the LOC123205499 gene encoding F-box protein AUF2-like yields MIDDAKMNGFDELPDSLILLIFNSVADVKSLIRCLAVSKRFNALVPQTESLTLTVDRVISPDSDSDSLFVTFLKIFFKSLHDLLTTSIKPHNPTGTLVQNSPAQILTKFDRVRSLRIELPAGDLTSDKGLSVKWRAEFGRSLKSCVIIGFKSVSTAATSETPGEGGEMDIAGGLKTRVMWTISALIAASARHFMLEEVVREHEEMERLVLTDREGEGTVVMDKQGMRECRLGGEHVREGECERSRTVVPSVKMRMRHEPKLMLKGGVWVEGATLVVVRPSEGKDDVDDSELALAAFGDGIHREAAQELLKSRSYMLEMNSF; encoded by the coding sequence ATGATCGACGACGCCAAAATGAACGGCTTTGATGAGCTTCCGGACTCCCTCATCCTTCTGATCTTCAACTCGGTCGCCGACGTCAAGTCCCTGATCCGCTGCCTTGCCGTCTCTAAACGTTTCAACGCACTCGTCCCGCAGACTGAATCACTCACATTAACAGTCGACCGAGTCATCTCGCCCGACTCTGACTCCGATTCACTCTTCGTCACCTTCCTTAAAATCTTCTTCAAATCTCTCCATGACCTCTTAACCACCTCAATCAAACCCCACAACCCGACCGGAACGCTGGTCCAGAACTCACCCGCCCAAATTTTAACGAAGTTCGATCGAGTCAGGAGTCTTAGGATAGAGTTGCCCGCGGGTGATCTAACTTCAGATAAAGGCTTATCTGTGAAATGGAGGGCGGAGTTCGGTAGAAGCTTAAAGAGTTGCGTGATAATCGGGTTTAAGTCGGTTTCAACGGCAGCAACTAGCGAAACTCCAGGAGAAGGAGGTGAGATGGACATTGCTGGAGGATTAAAGACCAGAGTGATGTGGACAATAAGCGCGTTAATCGCGGCTTCAGCCAGGCACTTTATGCTGGAAGAGGTGGTTAGAGAGCATGAAGAGATGGAGAGGTTAGTCCTAACTGATAGAGAAGGCGAGGGTACAGTGGTGATGGATAAACAAGGGATGAGAGAGTGTAGGTTAGGGGGGGAGCATGTTAGGGAAGGGGAATGTGAGAGGAGTCGGACGGTGGTGCCGAGTGTGAAAATGCGGATGAGACACGAACCAAAGCTGATGCTCAAGGGCGGCGTTTGGGTGGAGGGCGCCACGCTTGTGGTGGTTAGGCCGAGTGAGGGGAAAGATGACGTTGATGACAGTGAACTAGCACTGGCGGCGTTTGGTGATGGGATTCATAGAGAAGCTGCGCAGGAATTGCTTAAGAGTAGGAGTTATATGTTAGAAATGAACTCGTTTTGA
- the LOC123205498 gene encoding uncharacterized protein LOC123205498: protein MKTLISLYLKNSLHLRKPPIAYSVSFRFFSTSSSSSKSKISLADYLINQHSFSSEAALKASSLQTHLTNTENSDSLLSFLKESGFPNSHIEIMVGKAPQILSLNLAHNIKPKIKIFLDLGFSSTDIVQILTADPWVLTRSVDNTILPSISALKSVLGSNAASVKLLKRCGWFLKSNLEKTMIPNIEILKSCGIANSQIARYIYSFPRFLLQKPESIRYFVKRVDEIGSDRKSKMYLPAIRVISSMNRELWDRKLNLFKRLGYSDDHILSIFRSTPQVFSVSEKKIEEITKLLLQRGNVGISLIANNPVLLLCSVEHRLKPRLEVFDLLANLPRIDFTIYIRKTF, encoded by the exons ATGAAAACCCTAATATCACTTTACTTGAAGAACTCTCTGCACCTACGGAAACCACCGATTGCATATTCAGTTTCTTTCCGTTTCTTCTCTACTTCGTCGTCTAGctcaaaatctaaaatttccTTGGCTGATTACTTAATCAATCAGCATAGTTTCTCTTCTGAAGCAGCCTTAAAAGCCTCCTCCCTCCAAACTCACCTAACGAATACTGAAAATTCGGATTCCCTGCTGTCATTTCTCAAAGAAAGTGGTTTCCCCAATTCCCATATTGAGATAATGGTTGGAAAAGCACCTCAGATCCTCTCTCTCAATCTTGCCCATAATATTAAGCCCAAGATTAAGATTTTTCTAGACTTGGGATTTTCATCAACGGACATTGTTCAAATATTAACGGCTGATCCCTGGGTTTTGACAAGAAGTGTGGATAATACAATTCTACCATCAATTTCTGCGTTGAAGAGTGTTTTAGGATCCAATGCTGCTTCTGTTAAGCTTTTAAAGAGATGTGGGTGGTTTCTGAAATCTAATTTGGAGAAGACCATGATACCTAACATAGAAATTTTGAAGAGTTGTGGAATTGCCAATTCGCAGATTGCTAGATACATTTATAGTTTCCCTAGATTTTTACTTCAAAAGCCTGAGAGCATTAGGTATTTTGTGAAAAGAGTTGATGAAATTGGATCTGATAGGAAATCTAAGATGTATCTTCCTGCTATTCGAGTAATAAGTTCGATGAACAGGGAGCTTTGGGATCGAAAGCTGAATCTTTTCAAGAGATTGGGATACAGTGATGATCATATTCTTTCAATATTCAGGAGCACACCTCAAGTATTTTCTGTATCTGAGAAGAAGATTGAGGAGATAACAAAATTACTGCTTCAAAGAGGGAATGTGGGTATTTCACTTATTGCTAACAACCCTGTACTCCTTCTATGCAGTGTGGAGCACAGATTAAAACCTCGGCTAGAAGTTTTCGACTTACTGGCAA ATCTCCCAAGAATTGATTTCACAATATACATTCGTAAAACGTTTTAG
- the LOC123205525 gene encoding transcription termination factor MTERF4, chloroplastic-like, whose amino-acid sequence MKTLISLYLKNSLHLRKPLIAYSISLHFFSTTSSSSSSSKPKIPLADYLIKKHSFSPEAALKASSLQTHLTNTKNSDSLLSFLKESGFPSSHIEIMIGKAPQILSFNLDHNIKPKFKILLDLGFSSTEIVEILTAYPWVLTRSADNTILPSISALKSVLGSNATFVKVVKRCGWFLTCNLEKTMIPNIEILKSCGIANSQIARYTYSFPRFFLHKPESIRNFVKRVDEIGFDRKSKIYLPAIRVISSMNRELWDRKLNLFKRLGYSDDHILSMFRSTPQVFSVSEKKTEEITKLLLQRGNVDISLIVNNPVLLLCSVERKLKPRLEVFDLLSSKNLIQKETSLVSIIMSSETKFIERFVLPYSDELGKHIYFRLQVLKK is encoded by the coding sequence ATGAAAACCCTAATATCACTTTACTTGAAGAACTCTCTGCACCTTAGGAAACCACTGATTGCATATTCGATTTCTCTCCATTTCTTCTCTactacttcttcttcttcttctagctCAAAACCTAAAATTCCCTTGGCTGATTACTTAATCAAAAAGCATAGTTTCTCTCCTGAAGCCGCCTTAAAAGCCTCCTCCCTCCAAACTCACCTAACAAATACTAAAAATTCGGATTCTCTACTGTCATTTCTCAAAGAAAGTGGTTTCCCTAGTTCCCATATTGAGATAATGATTGGAAAGGCACCTCAGATCCTCTCTTTCAATCTTGATCATAATATTAAGCCCAAGTTTAAGATTTTGCTAGACTTGGGATTTTCATCAACGGAAATTGTCGAAATATTAACTGCTTATCCCTGGGTTTTGACAAGAAGTGCGGATAATACAATTCTACCGTCAATTTCGGCGTTGAAGAGTGTTTTAGGATCCAATGCTACTTTTGTTAAGGTTGTAAAGAGATGTGGGTGGTTTCTGACTTGTAATTTGGAGAAGACTATGATACCtaatatagaaattttaaaGAGTTGTGGGATTGCCAATTCGCAGATTGCTAGATACACGTATAGTTTCCCTAGATTTTTTCTCCATAAGCCTGAGAGCATTAGGAATTTTGTGAAAAGAGTTGATGAAATTGGATTTGATAGGAAATCTAAGATTTATCTTCCTGCTATTCGAGTAATAAGTTCAATGAACAGGGAGCTTTGGGATCGAAAGCTGAATCTTTTCAAGAGATTGGGATACAGTGATGATCATATTCTTTCAATGTTCAGGAGCACACCCCAAGTATTTTCTGTATCTGAGAAGAAGACCGAGGAGATAACCAAATTGCTGCTTCAAAGAGGGAATGTGGATATTTCACTTATTGTTAACAACCCTGTACTCCTTCTATGCAGTGTGGAGCGCAAGCTAAAACCTCGGCTAGAAGTTTTCGACTTACTGTCAAGtaagaatttaattcaaaagGAAACCAGTTTGGTTTCCATTATAATGTCATCTGAAACAAAGTTCATAGAGAGATTTGTGCTTCCTTATTCTGATGAGCTTggaaaacatatttattttaggttacAAGTCctcaaaaaatga